In Syntrophorhabdaceae bacterium, one genomic interval encodes:
- a CDS encoding CapA family protein gives MKEIIVCATGDVGPNRPDPASIFRNVTQHILKADVAFCQLETNFSTRGVALPQARLPMRAHPQNAKAIKEAGFQVVSFASNHCMDWGREAFFDTLDVLEREGLSVVGAGADIERARRPVVRECGGHKIAFLAYNSVLPHGYWAEETRPGCVPLRAWTIYEQIEHDQPGTPSRIHTFPHKEDAARMIADIARAKAEADTVIVSMHWGIHFIPAEIADYERELGHAAIDAGADLIVGHHPHILKGIEVYKGRVIFHSLSNFALELPFAFAQGDLWETRQHKEIMNLNPNWGKDRDYPMPPDTMKSMVVKCVISEKGIKRVSFLPVYLSKIGEPEILTAKDPRFTEVVKYVEEIGRVAGVESSFKVKGDEVLVGAS, from the coding sequence ATGAAAGAAATAATTGTTTGCGCCACTGGAGATGTGGGGCCGAACCGGCCCGATCCTGCCTCAATTTTCCGCAATGTCACACAACACATCCTCAAGGCGGATGTGGCCTTCTGCCAGCTTGAGACTAATTTCTCCACCCGTGGAGTTGCCCTGCCGCAGGCGAGACTTCCTATGCGCGCCCACCCTCAGAATGCAAAAGCCATTAAGGAGGCCGGTTTTCAGGTGGTCTCTTTCGCCAGTAATCATTGCATGGACTGGGGACGGGAGGCCTTTTTCGACACACTCGATGTGCTTGAACGCGAAGGTCTTTCAGTGGTGGGAGCAGGAGCGGACATAGAGCGCGCCCGAAGACCGGTAGTAAGGGAGTGTGGCGGCCACAAGATCGCTTTTCTTGCATATAACTCGGTCCTGCCTCACGGGTACTGGGCTGAAGAGACGAGACCCGGGTGTGTGCCGCTTCGGGCGTGGACGATCTATGAACAGATAGAACACGATCAGCCGGGTACGCCTTCGAGGATACATACCTTTCCTCATAAAGAAGACGCGGCGCGAATGATCGCCGATATCGCGCGCGCCAAGGCGGAGGCGGACACGGTCATCGTGTCCATGCATTGGGGTATTCACTTTATTCCTGCCGAGATAGCCGATTACGAGCGGGAATTGGGCCATGCCGCCATCGATGCGGGCGCCGATCTGATCGTTGGTCACCATCCCCATATTTTGAAGGGTATAGAGGTTTACAAAGGCAGGGTGATTTTCCACAGCCTGTCGAATTTTGCACTGGAGTTGCCCTTTGCTTTCGCTCAAGGCGATCTGTGGGAAACCCGCCAGCACAAGGAGATCATGAATCTCAATCCCAACTGGGGCAAGGATAGGGACTACCCCATGCCGCCCGATACTATGAAAAGCATGGTGGTTAAGTGCGTCATCTCCGAAAAAGGTATCAAGCGCGTCTCGTTCCTTCCCGTGTATCTTTCCAAGATCGGGGAGCCGGAGATTTTAACGGCTAAAGACCCAAGATTTACCGAGGTGGTAAAGTACGTGGAAGAGATTGGAAGAGTGGCCGGAGTGGAAAGCTCATTTAAGGTGAAAGGCGACGAGGTCTTGGTCGGCGCTTCTTAA